One genomic region from Microcella humidisoli encodes:
- a CDS encoding ABC transporter substrate-binding protein has translation MSSTLRRRFIAPAAAIGALSLVLAGCAAAETDPGAGGDADCAAYEAYGTFEGESVELYATIIDTEADALVESMADFEACTGITVEYNGTQEAETQINVRAAAGDAPDLMIIPQPGLLQRLIADGYVVAAPEAVEANVDEFWSESWKGYGTVDGEFYAAPLLASVKGYIWYSPADFEENGYEIPTTYQGLLDLSEQMTERNDGPYRPWCVGFGSGDATGWVGTDWVEDLVLRTAGPEAYDQWVAGELKFDSPEITEAFDLVGEVLLNDQFVNGGFGGVQSIVTTTFQDGGLSILDGTCSLHHQASFYEAQWGEGVTVAPDGDVWAFITPPIAEGDPNAVTGGGEFVAAFNDNEATAALQAYLSSDTFANERVSRGGVISANKGLDPSLAGSDLARQSVEILQGDDTIFRFDASDLMPAAVGTSSFWTGMVDWVNGTPTSDVLKAIDATFPQ, from the coding sequence ATGAGTTCCACTCTCCGACGCAGGTTCATTGCGCCTGCTGCGGCCATCGGAGCCCTGAGCCTCGTGCTCGCCGGCTGCGCTGCCGCCGAGACCGACCCGGGCGCTGGCGGCGACGCCGACTGCGCGGCCTACGAGGCCTACGGCACCTTCGAGGGCGAGAGCGTCGAGCTCTACGCGACCATCATCGACACCGAGGCTGACGCCCTGGTCGAGAGCATGGCCGACTTCGAGGCCTGCACGGGCATCACGGTCGAGTACAACGGCACGCAGGAGGCGGAGACGCAGATCAACGTGCGTGCCGCCGCCGGTGACGCCCCCGACCTGATGATCATCCCGCAGCCCGGTCTGCTGCAGCGCCTCATCGCCGACGGCTACGTCGTCGCCGCGCCGGAGGCCGTCGAGGCCAACGTCGACGAGTTCTGGAGCGAGTCGTGGAAGGGCTACGGCACGGTCGATGGCGAGTTCTACGCCGCGCCGCTGCTCGCGAGCGTCAAGGGCTACATCTGGTACTCGCCGGCCGACTTCGAGGAGAACGGCTACGAGATCCCGACGACCTACCAGGGCCTGCTCGACCTCTCGGAGCAGATGACCGAGCGCAACGACGGACCCTACCGTCCGTGGTGCGTCGGCTTCGGCTCGGGCGACGCGACCGGCTGGGTCGGCACCGACTGGGTCGAGGACCTCGTCCTCCGCACCGCGGGCCCCGAGGCCTACGACCAGTGGGTCGCCGGTGAGCTGAAGTTCGACTCGCCCGAGATCACCGAGGCGTTCGACCTCGTCGGCGAGGTGCTGCTGAACGACCAGTTCGTCAACGGCGGCTTCGGCGGCGTGCAGTCGATCGTGACCACCACCTTCCAGGATGGCGGCCTCTCGATCCTCGACGGCACCTGCTCGCTGCACCACCAGGCGTCGTTCTACGAGGCGCAGTGGGGCGAGGGCGTGACGGTTGCTCCTGACGGCGACGTCTGGGCCTTCATCACCCCGCCGATCGCCGAGGGCGACCCCAACGCCGTCACCGGTGGTGGCGAGTTCGTGGCCGCGTTCAACGACAACGAGGCGACCGCTGCTCTCCAGGCGTACCTCTCCAGCGACACCTTCGCCAACGAGCGCGTCTCGCGCGGCGGTGTCATCTCGGCGAACAAGGGTCTCGACCCGTCGCTCGCCGGTTCCGACCTCGCCCGCCAGTCGGTCGAGATCCTGCAGGGCGACGACACGATCTTCCGTTTCGACGCCTCTGACCTGATGCCCGCCGCCGTCGGAACCAGCTCGTTCTGGACCGGCATGGTCGACTGGGTCAACGGCACGCCGACGTCGGATGTCCTCAAGGCCATCGACGCGACGTTCCCGCAGTAA
- a CDS encoding LacI family DNA-binding transcriptional regulator, with protein sequence MSILADVARIAGVSKSTASRALSGRGYVSDDTRRRVEDAAAELGYVVSSTAASLVTGRTRNVGVVIPYINRWYFAEVLEGIESSLIRAGYDLTLYRLSTDRDLRRRVFDYFLVRKRVDAVISVAIDLSPHEVQMLQALGKPLVGIGGRIDGIPSLSIDDVETARLATEHLISLGHRRIMHVGGDQNEQMDFRVHSQRYTGFAQALRDAGITVDDDFRDADFSIEGGYAVGLAVLGDPRTRPTAIFAGCDEIAIGITVAARQLGISIPGELSIIGVDGHPLAEMFGLTTLAQQPGAQGARAVELLLSQLEHAEAAPPDEHLLLPTALTVRTSTAAQRVPAS encoded by the coding sequence ATGAGCATCCTCGCCGATGTCGCCCGCATTGCCGGCGTCTCGAAATCGACGGCCTCGCGTGCGCTGAGCGGTCGCGGCTACGTCTCCGACGACACCCGCCGGCGGGTCGAGGATGCCGCTGCCGAGCTTGGCTACGTCGTCTCCTCCACCGCCGCGAGCCTCGTCACGGGGCGCACGCGCAACGTCGGCGTCGTCATCCCGTACATCAACCGCTGGTACTTCGCCGAGGTGCTCGAGGGCATCGAGTCGTCGCTCATCCGCGCCGGCTACGACCTCACGCTCTACCGGCTCAGCACCGACCGCGACCTGCGCCGCCGGGTGTTCGACTACTTCCTCGTGCGCAAGCGCGTCGACGCCGTCATCTCGGTCGCGATCGACCTGAGCCCGCACGAAGTGCAGATGCTGCAGGCCCTCGGCAAGCCGCTCGTCGGCATCGGCGGGCGCATCGATGGCATCCCCTCGCTCTCGATCGACGACGTCGAGACGGCACGGCTCGCGACCGAGCACCTCATCAGCCTCGGGCACCGCCGCATCATGCACGTCGGCGGCGATCAGAACGAGCAGATGGACTTCCGCGTCCACTCCCAGCGCTACACGGGCTTCGCCCAGGCGCTGCGGGATGCGGGCATCACGGTCGACGACGACTTTCGCGACGCCGACTTCTCGATCGAGGGCGGCTACGCCGTCGGGCTCGCCGTGCTCGGGGACCCGCGCACGCGGCCGACCGCGATCTTCGCGGGCTGCGACGAGATCGCCATCGGCATCACGGTCGCGGCGCGCCAGCTCGGCATCAGCATCCCGGGCGAGCTCTCGATCATCGGCGTCGACGGCCACCCGCTGGCCGAGATGTTCGGCCTGACGACGCTCGCGCAGCAGCCCGGCGCTCAGGGTGCGCGCGCGGTGGAACTGCTGCTGAGCCAGCTCGAGCACGCCGAGGCCGCGCCGCCCGACGAGCACCTGCTGCTGCCGACCGCGCTCACGGTGCGCACGAGCACCGCGGCGCAGCGCGTTCCCGCCTCCTGA
- the rplL gene encoding 50S ribosomal protein L7/L12, protein MAKLTTDELIEAFKELSLIELSEFVKKFEEVFEVTAAAPVAVAAAPAAGGAAAEEVEEKSSFDVVLEAAGDKKIQVIKEVRALTSLGLGEAKAVVDGAPGVVLEGVNKETADKAKAQLEEAGATVTLK, encoded by the coding sequence ATGGCCAAGCTCACGACTGACGAGCTCATCGAGGCGTTCAAGGAGCTTTCGCTCATCGAGCTCAGCGAGTTCGTCAAGAAGTTCGAAGAGGTCTTCGAGGTCACCGCCGCCGCGCCCGTCGCGGTCGCCGCTGCCCCCGCCGCTGGTGGCGCCGCCGCCGAAGAGGTCGAGGAGAAGTCGTCGTTCGACGTCGTTCTCGAGGCCGCTGGCGACAAGAAGATCCAGGTCATCAAGGAGGTCCGCGCGCTCACGAGCCTCGGCCTCGGCGAGGCGAAGGCCGTCGTCGACGGCGCCCCCGGCGTCGTGCTCGAGGGCGTCAACAAGGAGACGGCCGACAAGGCCAAGGCCCAGCTCGAAGAGGCCGGCGCCACCGTCACCCTCAAGTAG
- the rplJ gene encoding 50S ribosomal protein L10 translates to MANKEATVAELKELFSSSTAVLLTEYRGLTVAQLKTLRGNIRADASYAVVKNTLTKIAANEAGIDSLDDMLAGPSALAFVHGDPVTVAKALRDFAKANPNLVVKGGYFDGRPLDASEVMKLAELESREVVLAKLAGAVKASLFGAAYMFNAPLAQAARAVDALRQKQESGS, encoded by the coding sequence ATGGCGAACAAGGAAGCAACGGTCGCCGAGCTGAAGGAACTGTTCTCCAGCTCGACCGCCGTCCTGCTCACCGAGTACCGCGGTCTCACGGTGGCGCAGCTCAAGACGCTGCGTGGCAACATCCGTGCTGACGCGTCGTACGCCGTGGTGAAGAACACGCTGACCAAGATCGCGGCCAACGAGGCAGGCATCGACTCGCTCGATGACATGCTCGCCGGCCCGTCTGCTCTCGCCTTCGTGCACGGTGACCCCGTGACCGTGGCGAAGGCGCTGCGTGACTTCGCCAAGGCGAACCCCAACCTCGTGGTGAAGGGCGGCTACTTCGACGGTCGCCCGCTCGACGCCTCCGAGGTCATGAAGCTCGCCGAGCTCGAGAGCCGTGAGGTGGTGCTGGCCAAGCTGGCCGGCGCCGTCAAGGCTTCGCTGTTCGGTGCCGCGTACATGTTCAACGCGCCGCTGGCGCAGGCCGCTCGCGCCGTTGACGCGCTGCGGCAGAAGCAGGAGTCCGGCAGCTGA
- a CDS encoding NAD-dependent epimerase/dehydratase family protein, whose translation MRIAVTGSAGKLGQAVVSHLVETGHSVTGLDAVGAPGEGFVRVDLADSGQVLDALAGVEERYDGLDAVVHLAASPAPGIRPDTVLLQDNLAMTIAVFQAARRAGITRIVHASSETLLGLPLTEAPPAAPIDEAQPTRPNFMYAIGKHLEEELGRKLCRLDADLSITGLRFSNVMAPDDYAEFDSWQDDPAVRRWNLWGYIDRRDGAHAVERALAVRGPGYETYIIAAADTVMRRDSAELMAAEFPRVPLTRPLAGRETLLSIDAARRDLGYAPRHSWLDGR comes from the coding sequence ATGCGCATCGCCGTCACCGGTTCGGCCGGCAAGCTCGGGCAGGCCGTCGTCTCGCACCTGGTCGAGACCGGGCACTCCGTGACCGGGCTCGACGCCGTCGGCGCCCCCGGTGAGGGCTTCGTGCGCGTCGATCTCGCCGACAGTGGGCAGGTGCTGGATGCCCTCGCCGGGGTCGAGGAGCGCTACGACGGCCTCGACGCCGTCGTGCACCTGGCGGCGAGCCCGGCCCCGGGCATCCGGCCCGACACGGTGCTGCTGCAGGACAACCTGGCGATGACGATCGCGGTCTTCCAGGCCGCCCGCCGGGCTGGCATCACGCGCATCGTGCACGCCTCGAGCGAGACCCTGCTCGGCCTGCCGCTCACGGAGGCGCCGCCGGCCGCACCGATCGACGAGGCTCAGCCGACGCGCCCCAACTTCATGTACGCGATCGGCAAGCACCTCGAGGAGGAGCTCGGCCGCAAGCTCTGCCGCCTCGACGCCGACCTGTCGATCACGGGGCTGCGCTTCAGCAACGTCATGGCGCCCGACGACTACGCCGAGTTCGACAGCTGGCAGGACGACCCCGCGGTGCGGCGGTGGAACCTGTGGGGCTACATCGACCGCCGCGACGGTGCGCACGCCGTCGAGCGCGCGCTGGCCGTGCGCGGGCCGGGCTACGAGACCTACATCATCGCCGCCGCCGACACCGTCATGCGGCGCGACTCCGCCGAGCTCATGGCCGCCGAGTTCCCGCGGGTGCCGCTCACCCGCCCCCTCGCCGGGCGCGAGACGCTGCTGTCGATCGACGCCGCGCGCCGCGACCTCGGCTACGCGCCGCGGCACTCCTGGCTCGACGGGCGGTAG
- a CDS encoding sensor histidine kinase, translating into MHGGWSLRKRLVAGILVLLMMATLAIGVLSVYFLRANLVAQLDDELRIIAQRIESVAAPGRGPAQSFEGPGLPTGSLIGVVQSDGSAVAAYLDDNATVRELSSVQLRVLAARALGEPVTLRLPGGLGEFRVLATTADRDTVLIVGLSTREVTATIARLAAVIAAVLAGILVVAAVLGREVVRLGLRPLTRVREAATAVTTLPLDRGTVALADRLPVLDTDPTTEVGQLGAAFTRMLEHVQNAFDARQASEQKVRQFVADASHELRTPLAAIRGYSELTRRSGHQLPDDIRHALSRIESESVRMSALVDDLLLLARLDEGRELRRDPVDLSAVMTDAVADAQATSRAHDWVVRVPRAPVIVEGDQHRLHQVIANLLANARVHTPEGTRVTAALGTLEGRAIVTVTDTGPGIPAEVQPVLFERFARADTSRSRATGSTGLGLAIVAAVVQAHGGEVAASSRPGETVFRVSLPLVRTPVVASA; encoded by the coding sequence ATGCACGGAGGATGGTCGCTACGCAAGCGGCTCGTGGCGGGCATCCTCGTGCTGCTCATGATGGCGACCCTCGCGATCGGCGTGCTGAGCGTGTACTTCCTGCGGGCCAACCTCGTCGCGCAACTCGACGACGAGCTGCGCATCATCGCGCAGCGCATCGAGAGCGTCGCCGCCCCCGGGCGCGGACCCGCGCAGAGCTTCGAGGGCCCCGGCCTGCCGACGGGCTCGCTCATCGGCGTCGTGCAGTCCGACGGCTCGGCCGTCGCCGCCTACCTCGATGACAACGCGACCGTGCGCGAGCTCAGCAGCGTGCAGCTGCGCGTGCTCGCGGCGCGGGCGCTCGGCGAGCCCGTGACCCTTCGGCTGCCGGGCGGGCTCGGCGAGTTCCGCGTGCTCGCGACGACCGCCGACCGCGACACCGTGCTCATCGTCGGCCTCTCGACGCGCGAGGTCACGGCCACCATCGCTCGCCTCGCCGCGGTCATCGCCGCCGTGCTCGCCGGCATCCTCGTCGTCGCGGCCGTGCTCGGTCGCGAGGTCGTGCGCCTCGGGCTGCGCCCGCTCACGCGCGTGCGCGAGGCCGCGACCGCGGTCACGACCCTGCCGCTCGACCGCGGCACCGTCGCCCTCGCCGACCGGCTGCCCGTGCTCGACACCGATCCGACCACCGAGGTCGGCCAGCTCGGCGCAGCCTTCACGCGCATGCTCGAGCACGTGCAGAACGCCTTCGACGCCCGCCAGGCGAGCGAGCAGAAGGTGCGCCAGTTCGTCGCCGATGCCAGCCACGAACTGCGCACGCCCCTCGCCGCCATCCGCGGGTACAGCGAGCTCACGCGCCGCAGCGGCCACCAGCTGCCCGACGACATCCGCCACGCGCTCTCGCGCATCGAGTCGGAGTCGGTGCGCATGTCGGCGCTCGTCGACGACCTGCTGCTGCTCGCGCGCCTCGACGAGGGCCGCGAGCTGCGCCGAGACCCCGTCGACCTCTCGGCCGTCATGACCGACGCCGTCGCCGATGCGCAGGCCACCTCGCGCGCCCACGACTGGGTCGTGCGCGTGCCGCGCGCGCCCGTCATCGTCGAGGGCGACCAGCACCGGCTGCACCAGGTCATCGCCAACCTGCTCGCCAATGCGCGCGTGCACACCCCCGAGGGCACGCGCGTCACGGCGGCGCTCGGCACCCTCGAGGGCCGCGCCATCGTCACCGTCACCGACACGGGTCCCGGCATTCCCGCCGAAGTGCAGCCCGTGCTGTTCGAGCGCTTCGCGCGCGCCGACACCTCGCGCTCGCGCGCCACCGGCTCGACGGGTCTCGGGCTCGCGATCGTCGCCGCGGTCGTGCAGGCGCACGGCGGCGAGGTCGCCGCCTCGTCGCGCCCGGGCGAGACCGTCTTCCGGGTCAGCCTGCCGCTCGTGAGAACGCCGGTGGTCGCGAGCGCCTAG
- a CDS encoding response regulator transcription factor, which produces MADDELPESPRLTRPDGSPVRALVVDDEPSLADLVSMALKYEGWDVRTALTGQQALQHGREFKPDIVVLDIMLPDLDGLEVLRRLRADGADVPVLFLTAKDSVDDRVVGLTAGGDDYVTKPFSLEELVARLRGLIRRSTLVVSERADPEIRVGDLVLNEESYEVRRGDTEIELTATEFELLRYLMRNPKRVLSKAQILDRVWSYDFGGRSSIVEIYISYLRKKIDTLGPAMIHTVRGVGYMIKPVT; this is translated from the coding sequence ATGGCTGACGACGAGCTTCCCGAGTCCCCCCGCCTCACCCGCCCCGACGGCTCGCCCGTGCGGGCCCTCGTGGTCGACGACGAGCCCTCGCTCGCCGACCTCGTGTCGATGGCCCTGAAGTACGAGGGGTGGGATGTGCGCACCGCGCTCACCGGCCAGCAGGCCCTGCAGCACGGCCGCGAGTTCAAGCCCGACATCGTCGTGCTCGACATCATGCTGCCCGACCTCGATGGTCTGGAGGTGCTGCGACGCCTGCGCGCCGACGGCGCGGATGTTCCCGTGCTCTTCCTCACCGCGAAAGACTCGGTCGACGACCGCGTGGTCGGCCTCACCGCGGGCGGCGACGACTACGTCACCAAGCCGTTCAGCCTCGAAGAGCTCGTCGCCCGACTGCGCGGGCTCATCCGGCGCAGCACGCTCGTCGTGAGCGAGCGCGCCGACCCCGAGATCCGCGTGGGCGACCTCGTGCTCAACGAGGAGAGCTACGAGGTGCGGCGCGGCGACACCGAGATCGAGCTCACGGCGACCGAGTTCGAGCTGCTGCGCTACCTCATGCGCAACCCCAAGCGCGTGCTGAGCAAGGCGCAGATTCTCGACCGCGTCTGGAGCTACGACTTCGGCGGGCGCTCGAGCATCGTCGAGATCTACATCTCGTACCTGCGCAAGAAGATCGACACGCTCGGCCCCGCCATGATCCACACCGTGCGCGGCGTCGGCTACATGATCAAGCCGGTCACCTGA
- a CDS encoding sugar phosphate isomerase/epimerase family protein, giving the protein MSTHPVTLFTGQWADLTLEEVATLAEQWGYDGLEIAASGEHLDVQRAVEDDDYLQGRLDILARHNLRVYAISHHLAGQAVCDDPIDFRHQAILSSRVWGDGEPEGVRQRAATELQYAARAARRLGVDTVVGFTGSSIWPYVAMFPPVPASVIEGGFEDFARRWNPILDVFDSEGVRFAHEVHPGEIAYDYWTSVRTLEAIDHREAFGFNWDPSHMMWQNIDPVGFIVDFADRIYHVDCKDTRLRPHNGRAGVMGSHLPWGDPKRGWDFVSTGHGDVPWEDSFRALKAIGYTGPISIEWEDAGMSRLHGAAEAVQFVRSLLWELPEQSFDAAFSNQD; this is encoded by the coding sequence GTGTCCACGCATCCCGTCACCCTGTTCACCGGCCAGTGGGCCGACCTCACGCTCGAGGAGGTCGCGACGCTCGCCGAGCAGTGGGGCTACGACGGCCTCGAGATCGCGGCCTCGGGTGAGCACCTCGACGTGCAGCGCGCGGTCGAGGACGACGACTACCTGCAGGGCCGCCTCGACATCCTCGCGCGCCACAACCTGCGGGTCTACGCCATCTCGCACCACCTCGCGGGGCAGGCGGTGTGCGACGACCCGATCGACTTCCGGCACCAGGCGATCCTGTCGAGCCGCGTGTGGGGCGACGGCGAGCCCGAGGGGGTGCGGCAGCGGGCGGCCACCGAGCTGCAGTACGCGGCGCGCGCGGCCCGTCGTCTCGGCGTCGATACCGTCGTGGGCTTCACGGGCTCGAGCATCTGGCCGTACGTCGCGATGTTCCCGCCCGTGCCGGCGAGCGTCATCGAGGGCGGCTTCGAGGACTTCGCCCGCCGCTGGAACCCCATTCTCGACGTCTTCGACAGCGAGGGCGTGCGCTTCGCGCACGAGGTGCACCCCGGCGAGATCGCCTACGACTACTGGACGAGCGTGCGCACGCTCGAGGCGATCGACCACCGCGAGGCCTTCGGCTTCAACTGGGATCCGAGCCACATGATGTGGCAGAACATCGACCCCGTCGGCTTCATCGTCGACTTCGCCGACCGCATCTACCACGTCGACTGCAAGGACACGCGGCTGCGCCCGCACAACGGCCGGGCGGGCGTCATGGGATCGCACCTGCCGTGGGGCGACCCGAAGCGCGGCTGGGACTTCGTCTCGACCGGGCACGGCGACGTGCCGTGGGAGGACTCGTTCCGCGCGCTCAAGGCGATCGGCTACACGGGGCCCATCTCCATCGAGTGGGAGGACGCCGGCATGAGCCGACTGCACGGCGCCGCGGAGGCCGTGCAGTTCGTGCGCTCGCTGCTGTGGGAACTGCCCGAGCAGTCGTTCGACGCCGCCTTCTCGAACCAGGACTGA
- a CDS encoding Gfo/Idh/MocA family protein, with translation MSPASLGVALIGGGFMADVHSRAARAAGARIVGVTSSTPERSRAAAERIGAESAFDDVDALLADDRVQVVHVVTPNATHHELTVRVLAASKHVVTEKPLATTVADAVDLEQRAAAAGVAATVPFVYRFHPMVREARTRVAAGQVGRLFSVQGAYLQDWLLAAGDDNWRVSSEAGGASRAFADIGSHLCDLLEFVTGERLARLQAITSTVYPERASTGPVATEDLAGVLAQTGGGAVVSLLVSQVAPGRKNGLVLEVHGATESLRFAQERPEELWIGRRAGSELHLRSTDELHPDAARLSVLPPGHPLGYQDAFTAFAADTYAAVRGAAPEGLPVFADGVRAARITDAVLASARTGDWIDL, from the coding sequence ATGAGCCCCGCATCCCTCGGCGTCGCCCTCATCGGCGGCGGCTTCATGGCCGACGTGCACAGCCGCGCCGCGCGCGCGGCGGGGGCCCGCATCGTGGGCGTCACGAGCTCGACGCCCGAACGATCGCGCGCGGCGGCCGAGCGCATCGGCGCCGAGTCCGCGTTCGATGACGTGGATGCCCTGCTCGCCGACGACCGCGTGCAGGTCGTGCACGTCGTCACCCCGAACGCCACCCACCACGAGCTGACCGTGCGCGTGCTCGCCGCGAGCAAGCACGTCGTGACGGAGAAGCCGCTCGCGACGACCGTCGCCGACGCCGTCGACCTCGAGCAGCGGGCCGCGGCCGCGGGGGTCGCCGCGACCGTGCCGTTCGTCTACCGGTTCCACCCCATGGTGCGCGAGGCGCGGACGCGCGTCGCCGCCGGGCAGGTCGGGCGGCTGTTCAGCGTGCAGGGGGCGTACCTGCAGGACTGGCTGCTCGCGGCGGGCGACGACAACTGGCGCGTGTCGTCCGAGGCGGGGGGCGCCTCACGGGCCTTCGCCGACATCGGCTCGCACCTGTGCGATCTGCTCGAGTTCGTCACGGGCGAGCGGCTCGCGCGCCTGCAGGCCATCACGAGCACCGTCTACCCCGAGCGCGCGTCCACGGGCCCGGTCGCGACGGAGGACCTCGCGGGCGTGCTCGCGCAGACCGGCGGTGGCGCCGTCGTGAGCCTCCTCGTCTCGCAAGTGGCGCCGGGCCGCAAGAACGGGCTCGTGCTCGAGGTGCACGGCGCGACCGAGTCGCTGCGCTTCGCGCAGGAGCGTCCGGAGGAGCTGTGGATCGGTCGCCGCGCGGGCAGCGAGCTGCACCTGCGCAGCACCGACGAGCTGCACCCCGACGCCGCGCGTCTCTCGGTGCTGCCCCCGGGCCACCCGCTCGGCTACCAGGACGCCTTCACGGCGTTCGCCGCCGACACCTACGCCGCCGTGCGCGGTGCCGCGCCCGAGGGCCTGCCGGTCTTCGCCGACGGCGTGCGCGCGGCGCGCATCACGGATGCCGTGCTCGCCTCGGCGCGCACCGGCGACTGGATCGACCTCTAG
- a CDS encoding Gfo/Idh/MocA family protein gives MTGPVGVGVIGAGVISQQYLENLTRAADVRVLMVADLDTDRAAARAAEYGVPSSGSVAELLARDDIEIVVNLTIPAAHVPVALDALATGKHVWSEKPFALDLASGQALLDEAHRAGLRVACAPDTVLGAGIQTGRRLIESGAIGTPLTALTLFQVSGPEAWHPSPDFLYARGGGPLFDMGPYYLSTLVQLMGPAAQVVARGSQARASRIIASGPRAGESFPVEVPTHVAALIDFENGTTAQSTFSFQSSRPRVGIVEIAGTEGTLSLPDPNMFEGELRIWRDGMFEEADAEVVPASGSTFSRGAGVVELARAIRAGRPERASGEFAFHVLDLMVSIQHSAETDGAAVGIASTVTIPPALPEDWDPTAATL, from the coding sequence GTGACCGGCCCCGTGGGCGTCGGCGTCATCGGCGCGGGCGTCATCAGCCAGCAGTACCTCGAGAACCTCACGCGCGCGGCCGACGTGCGCGTGCTCATGGTCGCCGACCTCGACACCGATCGCGCCGCGGCCCGGGCCGCCGAGTACGGGGTGCCCTCGAGCGGCTCGGTCGCCGAACTGCTCGCGCGCGACGACATCGAGATCGTCGTCAACCTCACGATCCCCGCCGCGCACGTGCCGGTCGCGCTCGACGCCCTTGCGACGGGCAAGCACGTCTGGAGCGAGAAGCCCTTCGCGCTCGACCTCGCGAGCGGCCAGGCGCTGCTCGACGAAGCCCACCGCGCGGGCCTGCGCGTCGCGTGCGCGCCCGACACCGTGCTCGGTGCGGGCATCCAGACCGGGCGCCGGCTCATCGAGTCCGGGGCGATCGGCACGCCGCTCACGGCGCTCACGCTCTTCCAGGTCTCGGGCCCCGAGGCGTGGCACCCGAGCCCCGACTTCCTCTACGCCCGCGGCGGCGGGCCGCTGTTCGACATGGGCCCGTACTACCTCTCGACGCTCGTGCAGCTCATGGGCCCGGCGGCGCAGGTCGTCGCGCGGGGCTCGCAAGCGCGCGCATCCCGCATCATCGCCTCGGGGCCCCGCGCTGGCGAGTCGTTCCCCGTCGAGGTGCCGACGCACGTGGCCGCCCTCATCGACTTCGAGAACGGCACGACGGCGCAGAGCACGTTCTCGTTCCAGTCGAGCCGTCCGCGCGTCGGCATCGTCGAGATCGCCGGCACCGAGGGCACGCTGAGCCTGCCCGACCCGAACATGTTCGAGGGCGAGCTGCGCATCTGGCGGGATGGCATGTTCGAGGAGGCGGACGCCGAGGTCGTGCCCGCGAGCGGGTCGACCTTCTCGCGCGGCGCCGGCGTCGTCGAGCTCGCCCGCGCCATCCGCGCCGGCCGGCCCGAGCGCGCCTCGGGCGAGTTCGCCTTCCACGTGCTCGACCTCATGGTGTCGATCCAGCACTCGGCCGAGACCGACGGCGCCGCCGTCGGCATCGCGAGCACCGTGACGATCCCCCCGGCGCTGCCGGAGGACTGGGACCCGACCGCCGCGACCCTCTAG
- a CDS encoding sugar phosphate isomerase/epimerase family protein → MPRPPVSVQLYTVRDALAADPGATLQRLADLGFRCVEPFGLTDAAETLRPALAAAGLTAPTSHATLLGGVHEAAIAAAARVGVTTLIDPYVPEERWTTRDDVAALAAELTAVARIAADHGLQVGYHNHWWELERRIDGTPALEVFANALGDEVVLELDTYWSAVGGVDPVALLGRLGERVVALHIKDGPVNREIEQQLPAGSGAMPVAEILAAAPTARPVIEFDAYAGDLFEGIAASLAAVRARGVEA, encoded by the coding sequence GTGCCCCGTCCCCCCGTCTCCGTGCAGCTCTACACGGTGCGCGATGCGCTCGCCGCCGACCCCGGCGCCACCCTGCAGCGGCTCGCGGACCTCGGGTTCCGCTGCGTCGAGCCCTTCGGTCTCACGGATGCCGCCGAGACGCTGCGGCCGGCGCTCGCCGCGGCGGGGCTCACCGCGCCCACCTCGCACGCGACCCTGCTCGGCGGCGTGCACGAGGCCGCCATCGCCGCCGCGGCGCGCGTCGGCGTCACGACCCTCATCGACCCCTACGTGCCCGAGGAGCGCTGGACGACGCGCGACGACGTCGCCGCGCTCGCAGCCGAGCTCACCGCCGTCGCCCGGATCGCCGCCGACCACGGCCTGCAGGTGGGCTACCACAACCACTGGTGGGAGCTCGAGCGCCGCATCGACGGCACCCCGGCCCTCGAGGTGTTCGCCAACGCGCTCGGCGACGAGGTCGTGCTCGAGCTCGACACCTACTGGAGCGCGGTCGGCGGCGTCGACCCCGTCGCGCTGCTCGGTCGACTCGGTGAGCGCGTCGTCGCGCTGCACATCAAGGACGGCCCCGTGAACCGCGAGATCGAGCAGCAGCTGCCCGCGGGCTCGGGCGCGATGCCCGTCGCCGAGATCCTCGCCGCGGCGCCGACCGCCCGCCCCGTCATCGAGTTCGACGCCTACGCGGGCGACCTGTTCGAGGGCATCGCCGCGAGCCTCGCGGCAGTGCGCGCACGGGGGGTCGAGGCGTGA